One genomic segment of bacterium includes these proteins:
- the glyS gene encoding glycine--tRNA ligase subunit beta, with the protein MSEFLFEVGVEEIPALDVYDIANQLKEIFESFLKENRINFGELKVFFTPRRFAVYIKGLSDFQETWETEVTGPPARVCFDDEGKPTKALLGFLGSRNLKLEDVYVEETKKGKYVKAKVEEGGKSVKDLLTQFLPEVLDKVKVRKSMRWDGGFRFLRPVRWILCLYGNEVMNIEIAGVKAWEKTYGNRVKGNLLLEVKVPSDYLEILRKNYVYADPEERRGIILGKIEKICSEKGLKWQEDQELLDEVINLVEYPGVIIGSFPERYLDLPEPVIITAMKQHQRYFAVRKADHRLANYFITAINNTEDYEPEIRPNHEKVLKARLEDAEFYMHEDLKVPLENRIEELKKVVFLEGVGTVYDKVIRVEKLCEFLISYFDGVDKELLFKAVKLCKVDLTTLMIKDGKEFTKLGGVIGMEYALRQGKDEKLSRIIYDHILPRFPGDELPHTLEGAIISLADKVDTLMAFLKAGAEISASQDPFGLRRTLYSIFELVKEKKLRFNFVSLLEKAAFELEVSQERLQEFLSWAWARLESYLEEKEGIRYDIVDCVVYANKGDIWDVIQRARVLNNYYLENKKEFEEVVIGQKRANNILSGVENLPPVDESLFEKDEEKNLHKVLRESEPLIKEALEEERYEEALKVLRNLKPYIDVFFDRVFVMVDDEKVRNNRLALLYELRECFRHYGDFSKIVVSTN; encoded by the coding sequence ATGAGTGAATTTTTGTTTGAAGTTGGAGTTGAAGAAATACCTGCTCTTGATGTTTACGATATCGCTAATCAGTTAAAAGAGATCTTTGAAAGTTTCTTGAAAGAAAATCGTATAAATTTCGGAGAGTTAAAGGTATTTTTTACCCCCCGCAGGTTCGCAGTTTACATTAAAGGTTTAAGTGATTTTCAGGAAACCTGGGAGACGGAGGTTACGGGACCTCCTGCCAGGGTCTGCTTTGACGACGAAGGGAAGCCTACAAAAGCCCTGCTTGGTTTTCTTGGGAGCAGAAATCTCAAGTTGGAAGACGTCTATGTTGAGGAAACGAAAAAAGGAAAATACGTAAAAGCAAAGGTTGAAGAGGGTGGTAAATCAGTAAAGGATTTGCTGACTCAATTCCTGCCTGAGGTTCTCGATAAAGTAAAAGTGAGAAAATCCATGCGCTGGGATGGGGGCTTCAGATTCTTACGACCTGTGAGATGGATCCTGTGCCTTTACGGAAATGAGGTCATGAATATAGAAATTGCGGGTGTCAAAGCATGGGAAAAAACCTACGGAAACAGGGTTAAGGGAAATCTTCTCCTCGAAGTTAAAGTTCCTTCGGATTATTTAGAGATTTTGCGGAAGAACTACGTTTACGCAGACCCGGAAGAGAGAAGGGGGATCATCCTCGGGAAAATAGAAAAGATTTGCTCAGAAAAGGGCCTTAAGTGGCAGGAAGACCAGGAACTTCTGGATGAGGTTATAAACCTCGTAGAGTATCCAGGGGTGATTATCGGGAGTTTCCCTGAGCGATATCTGGATTTACCCGAACCTGTTATTATTACCGCTATGAAACAGCATCAGCGGTACTTCGCTGTGAGAAAGGCGGACCACAGACTGGCAAATTATTTCATTACTGCTATTAATAATACGGAAGATTATGAACCAGAAATAAGGCCCAATCACGAGAAAGTTCTTAAAGCGAGACTCGAAGACGCAGAATTTTATATGCATGAGGACTTAAAAGTACCCCTTGAGAATAGAATTGAAGAACTTAAAAAGGTGGTATTTCTCGAAGGAGTAGGGACAGTCTATGATAAAGTAATAAGGGTAGAAAAGCTTTGCGAGTTTCTTATTTCATATTTTGATGGTGTGGATAAGGAATTGCTCTTTAAGGCCGTTAAGCTGTGTAAAGTTGACTTGACTACGCTGATGATTAAAGATGGGAAAGAATTTACCAAGCTCGGCGGCGTTATCGGAATGGAATACGCTTTAAGGCAGGGGAAGGATGAAAAGCTTTCTCGTATTATTTACGATCACATATTGCCGAGGTTCCCTGGTGATGAATTGCCACATACTCTTGAGGGAGCTATCATTAGCCTTGCGGATAAGGTAGATACTTTAATGGCTTTCTTAAAGGCTGGAGCGGAGATTTCTGCCTCTCAGGATCCTTTTGGGTTGAGGAGAACCCTATACTCAATTTTTGAACTGGTGAAGGAGAAAAAGCTGAGATTCAACTTTGTTAGCCTTCTTGAAAAAGCCGCCTTTGAGCTCGAAGTGTCTCAGGAAAGGCTTCAGGAGTTTCTGAGCTGGGCGTGGGCAAGGCTCGAGAGTTATCTTGAGGAGAAGGAAGGAATTCGGTATGATATCGTAGATTGCGTGGTCTATGCTAACAAGGGTGATATCTGGGACGTAATTCAAAGGGCAAGGGTTTTGAACAATTATTATCTTGAGAACAAAAAAGAGTTTGAGGAGGTTGTTATCGGCCAGAAAAGGGCAAACAATATCTTATCAGGGGTTGAAAATCTACCACCGGTTGATGAGTCTTTATTTGAAAAAGATGAAGAAAAGAATCTTCACAAAGTTTTGAGGGAAAGTGAGCCCTTGATTAAAGAAGCCTTAGAAGAAGAGAGATATGAAGAGGCCTTGAAGGTGCTGAGAAACTTAAAGCCTTATATTGATGTTTTCTTCGATAGAGTCTTTGTAATGGTTGATGATGAGAAGGTCAGAAACAACCGTCTTGCCCTTCTATATGAGTTGAGGGAGTGTTTTAGACATTACGGAGATTTCTCAAAAATTGTAGTTTCTACAAATTAA
- a CDS encoding amino acid permease, translated as MRPVLKKELSFFGLFSIATGAMISSGIFVLPGVAYNIYGPYVFISYAMAGILAFIGLLSFLELATAMPKAGADYFYTSRSLGPFIGTISGIFAWVAITLKSAFAIFGLSVVLSELFSINFYLVIIAVTVIFVALNILGVKEATIVQVVLVTLLILGIILHMVFGVRNINMAYFKNSTKNSSIDLLKGAALVFVTFGGLIKSTSLSEEVKNPAKDIPISLISSVLFVTVLSTLYTFVIIGTVPPEQLRSTLTPAADSANIALGQAGYFIITLVSILAFATTANAGIMSASRYLFALSRDHLIPPIFSATSTKRATPYFSVIFTGIVIVMSIVTLKLEYLVKFASATILMTYVLGSVVIIIFRESKIRSYVPKFKVPLYPYLPIFSIIIFTFLFIETGLGTIEVIFLMLIISILVYRFYGRSRSAKDFALLYVMKRILSERDAEGLLETELEEIVIHREEIPKDKFQDMIRNALILDIDREVEFSELTDIVVEKIPFDREECKSILVNSEKVENFIINDYFALPHGIIGGEKKFLIGVVRSKSGIIFRGTGRKVVCAIYILSSADMREFYLKVLASIAELVRSENFWDKWQKAQNVDEIRKLLMRE; from the coding sequence ATGAGACCGGTTTTGAAAAAAGAGTTATCATTTTTCGGGTTATTTTCCATCGCCACCGGAGCAATGATTAGTTCAGGAATTTTTGTGCTTCCCGGGGTTGCGTACAATATATATGGCCCATATGTATTTATATCCTATGCAATGGCGGGTATACTGGCTTTTATTGGGCTTTTGAGTTTTCTTGAACTTGCTACTGCAATGCCAAAGGCTGGTGCCGATTATTTTTATACTTCGAGAAGTTTGGGTCCTTTCATTGGAACTATATCAGGAATTTTTGCATGGGTTGCAATTACATTAAAGTCCGCCTTTGCTATTTTTGGGCTTTCAGTTGTTCTATCAGAGCTTTTCAGTATTAATTTTTACCTTGTAATCATTGCTGTTACTGTTATCTTTGTAGCATTGAATATTCTTGGCGTAAAAGAGGCAACGATTGTTCAAGTGGTTCTCGTGACATTGTTGATTTTAGGGATTATTCTGCATATGGTCTTTGGAGTGCGCAATATTAATATGGCCTACTTCAAAAATTCGACAAAAAACTCATCAATTGATTTGTTGAAAGGAGCGGCTTTGGTTTTTGTCACATTTGGCGGCCTTATTAAGTCAACTTCCCTTTCGGAAGAAGTGAAGAACCCTGCAAAAGATATTCCGATAAGTTTAATATCCTCGGTTCTTTTTGTAACAGTTTTGAGTACTTTATATACCTTTGTTATAATTGGTACTGTGCCACCGGAACAACTCCGGTCTACCTTAACGCCGGCTGCTGATTCTGCTAACATTGCTCTGGGGCAGGCAGGTTATTTTATCATAACATTGGTATCAATTCTTGCTTTTGCAACTACCGCAAATGCTGGTATAATGTCCGCCTCCAGGTATCTTTTTGCTCTAAGCAGAGACCATCTTATACCTCCTATTTTTTCCGCAACCAGCACTAAGCGAGCAACTCCATATTTTTCAGTAATTTTTACTGGTATAGTGATAGTAATGTCCATAGTTACTTTGAAGCTGGAGTATCTTGTAAAGTTTGCATCTGCTACAATTCTTATGACTTATGTACTGGGAAGTGTTGTGATTATAATTTTCAGAGAAAGCAAAATCAGGAGCTATGTACCGAAGTTTAAAGTGCCTTTATATCCTTATTTGCCGATTTTTTCAATAATTATTTTTACATTTTTATTTATTGAAACGGGCCTCGGCACTATAGAAGTGATTTTTCTTATGTTAATTATTTCAATTCTTGTTTACAGGTTTTATGGGAGGTCGAGGTCGGCTAAGGATTTTGCTCTTCTTTATGTGATGAAGAGGATTTTAAGCGAGCGGGATGCGGAGGGGCTTTTAGAAACAGAGCTTGAGGAGATCGTAATTCATAGAGAAGAAATTCCCAAAGATAAATTCCAAGATATGATAAGGAATGCGTTGATCCTTGACATAGATAGGGAGGTGGAATTTTCAGAACTGACAGATATTGTTGTTGAGAAAATCCCTTTTGATAGGGAAGAATGTAAGAGTATCCTTGTGAATTCGGAAAAAGTGGAAAATTTCATAATCAACGATTATTTTGCCCTCCCTCATGGGATAATTGGGGGTGAAAAAAAGTTTTTAATTGGTGTTGTGAGGAGTAAGAGTGGTATTATTTTTCGTGGGACTGGGAGAAAAGTAGTCTGTGCGATCTATATCCTTTCTTCTGCAGATATGAGGGAATTTTATTTGAAGGTGCTGGCCTCGATTGCTGAACTCGTGAGGAGCGAAAACTTCTGGGATAAGTGGCAAAAAGCTCAAAATGTAGATGAAATAAGAAAACTACTTATGAGAGAATAA
- a CDS encoding DpnII family type II restriction endonuclease: MRFKDLGFTSFEEYKNHFFSTLMPSNKTYEYFVDWEKVRKDVKRYVNELSLLNSLTKIQPEEREEHFTELLIKYPQTAKVIPMLIAERAQGNKINIFDPDLETFIDYNFDSANLDFETANKIVEFCNKTGILSLFEEIKDLYDYLVGVEVGLDSNTRKNRSGKIFEKLCQEKIKRLIGSHFTIVNNDQNFSLYKPISQNHKGKTHDFVVYKGNIPILIIECNFYNVGGSKPISIAESYVELKEAAEERNVTFLWVTDGPAWHTMKEPLLRAMEKIDYIVNYKMLGLIKKILRSA; the protein is encoded by the coding sequence ATGAGATTTAAAGACCTCGGATTTACAAGCTTTGAAGAGTATAAAAACCACTTTTTCTCAACCCTAATGCCATCAAATAAAACTTACGAGTATTTCGTCGACTGGGAAAAGGTAAGGAAAGATGTTAAAAGATACGTAAATGAACTTTCGCTTCTTAACTCTCTAACGAAAATTCAACCGGAAGAAAGGGAAGAACATTTCACAGAACTTCTCATAAAATATCCTCAAACCGCCAAAGTAATCCCTATGCTTATTGCTGAGAGAGCTCAGGGAAACAAAATTAATATTTTTGATCCCGATTTGGAAACCTTCATTGACTATAATTTTGATTCTGCAAATCTTGACTTCGAAACTGCAAACAAAATAGTAGAATTCTGCAACAAGACTGGAATTTTATCCCTATTTGAGGAAATAAAGGACCTATATGACTACTTAGTAGGAGTTGAAGTGGGTTTAGATTCAAACACCAGGAAAAACAGAAGTGGTAAAATCTTTGAAAAGCTGTGCCAGGAAAAGATCAAAAGGCTTATAGGCTCCCATTTCACAATTGTGAATAATGACCAAAACTTTTCTTTATATAAGCCCATTAGCCAGAATCACAAGGGTAAAACCCACGATTTTGTAGTATACAAAGGGAACATTCCCATATTGATTATTGAGTGCAACTTCTACAATGTAGGTGGAAGTAAACCAATCTCGATAGCCGAAAGTTACGTTGAACTAAAGGAAGCAGCAGAGGAAAGAAATGTCACTTTTCTCTGGGTAACTGATGGACCCGCTTGGCATACAATGAAAGAGCCACTTTTAAGAGCTATGGAAAAAATAGACTACATAGTAAATTATAAAATGCTCGGCTTAATTAAAAAGATTTTAAGAAGTGCCTAA
- a CDS encoding DNA methyltransferase, whose product MQEITFEEYLEYTKEHKYVIIEDAKLEIGKKYRIRQYQPIDFKPETSTVWSFPNRGKWATHYLNAKYRGNWAPQVARNLILKYSKAGDIVLDAFLGSGTTLIECKLLGRHGIGVDINKEALILAWDRLNFNYEPDQVPSSELFTDTNQLQEEKSDFEWVRPIIKLYQGDARNLDKIGNEEIDLIATHPPYASIISYTKKARMQSQDDLSRITSIKEFVKEMRKVAKEFFRVLKPGKYAAVLIGDTRRHKHFVPIAFRVMQAFLEEGFILKEDIIKTQHNMVGTILWRMRKSDFYLIAHEHLFVFRKPEKGEKISKFKESTMWWKNNEI is encoded by the coding sequence ATGCAAGAAATAACTTTTGAAGAATATCTTGAATATACAAAAGAACACAAATACGTAATTATAGAGGACGCAAAGTTAGAAATAGGAAAAAAATATAGAATCCGGCAGTATCAGCCAATTGATTTTAAGCCCGAAACATCAACGGTTTGGAGTTTCCCCAATAGAGGTAAATGGGCCACCCATTATTTAAACGCAAAATATAGAGGAAACTGGGCACCACAAGTAGCAAGAAATCTAATCCTAAAATACTCTAAGGCAGGAGATATCGTTCTCGATGCTTTTCTCGGAAGCGGAACAACCCTCATTGAATGTAAACTTTTAGGTAGGCATGGAATTGGTGTAGATATAAACAAAGAAGCCTTAATTCTTGCCTGGGACAGACTCAATTTTAATTATGAACCTGACCAGGTTCCGTCTTCGGAGCTATTTACTGACACCAACCAATTACAAGAAGAGAAAAGCGATTTTGAGTGGGTAAGGCCCATCATTAAATTGTACCAAGGAGATGCCAGAAATTTAGATAAAATTGGAAATGAGGAAATTGATTTAATTGCTACTCATCCACCCTACGCCAGTATAATTTCATATACCAAAAAAGCAAGAATGCAATCCCAAGATGACCTCTCAAGGATTACCTCTATTAAAGAGTTTGTAAAAGAGATGAGAAAAGTTGCTAAAGAATTTTTCAGAGTTCTAAAGCCAGGAAAATACGCAGCCGTCCTCATTGGAGACACAAGGAGACACAAGCATTTCGTACCTATAGCCTTCCGAGTAATGCAAGCTTTTTTAGAAGAGGGATTCATTTTAAAAGAAGACATAATAAAAACTCAGCATAATATGGTCGGAACTATACTATGGAGAATGAGGAAAAGTGATTTTTACTTGATTGCCCATGAACACCTCTTTGTTTTCAGAAAACCTGAAAAGGGTGAGAAAATTTCAAAATTCAAAGAAAGTACAATGTGGTGGAAGAATAATGAGATTTAA
- a CDS encoding MFS transporter, translating into MTKKKDPLKISILEGVAYSIMEGMGLRYITPYALLLGADNKVIGFLTSIPQIASAFIQFLSLKILGEKISRKQLSFWGAFSQALTWIPIISLALIYFVFNQRSATIAVILIIAYTFLVSAGSIFAPAWSSWMKDLVDEKSLGSYFGKRNRIVGFASLTSMLIAGFLLDLFKKVNPYIGFVVIFSIAMISRLTSAYLLKLQHEPPFKSHKSYYFTLWEFIKLMPHSNFGRFTAFVNLFMFSVAIAGPFFAVYMLKHLGLSYSKFTLVSLASSTTSLLTMPYWGKLGDRYGNLKVLKITGFLIPLIPLIWASTSLMSKTTAFYLLFFIEAFSGTLWAGFNIASSNFIYDAVTRQKIAICVTYYNILNSLSVFAGATIGGYLASYNILKNVNAGNIIQVFLLSGILRFLSGLIILPSIKEVKKVEKLDFGKIRKTILTPIDSFLFQISYKIRNPRS; encoded by the coding sequence ATGACAAAAAAGAAAGACCCTCTAAAGATCAGCATCTTAGAAGGCGTTGCCTATTCCATTATGGAGGGCATGGGATTGAGGTACATTACTCCTTACGCCCTCCTTCTTGGTGCTGATAACAAAGTCATCGGATTCTTAACATCTATACCACAAATCGCTTCTGCCTTTATTCAGTTCCTGAGTCTAAAAATCCTTGGAGAAAAGATTTCTCGCAAACAACTCTCCTTCTGGGGCGCCTTTTCTCAGGCTCTAACCTGGATTCCCATAATATCACTCGCCCTTATATATTTCGTGTTCAACCAAAGATCTGCTACAATAGCTGTAATTTTGATAATCGCCTACACCTTCCTCGTATCAGCGGGTAGTATCTTTGCACCTGCATGGAGTTCGTGGATGAAGGACCTGGTTGATGAAAAATCACTCGGTTCTTACTTTGGAAAAAGAAACAGAATTGTTGGTTTCGCAAGTCTTACCTCAATGCTAATTGCTGGGTTTCTCTTGGACCTTTTCAAGAAGGTAAATCCATACATCGGTTTTGTTGTAATCTTCTCCATAGCCATGATTTCTCGTTTGACTTCTGCTTACCTCTTAAAACTTCAACATGAACCACCATTCAAATCTCATAAATCTTACTATTTCACGCTCTGGGAATTTATTAAGCTAATGCCCCACAGTAATTTTGGAAGATTTACTGCCTTTGTAAATCTTTTCATGTTCTCTGTAGCCATCGCGGGCCCGTTTTTCGCAGTATATATGTTAAAGCACCTCGGTCTCTCCTATTCAAAATTTACCCTTGTAAGTCTTGCCTCCTCCACCACAAGCCTTCTAACAATGCCATACTGGGGGAAGTTGGGCGACCGCTATGGGAACTTAAAAGTCTTAAAAATAACAGGATTTTTAATCCCCTTAATTCCATTAATTTGGGCTTCGACATCTCTGATGAGCAAAACGACTGCTTTCTACTTACTCTTTTTCATCGAAGCCTTTTCCGGAACTCTTTGGGCAGGGTTCAACATTGCATCTTCCAATTTTATCTATGACGCGGTTACCCGACAAAAAATTGCAATATGCGTTACTTATTACAATATTTTAAATTCCCTAAGTGTTTTTGCTGGCGCCACTATCGGCGGTTACCTTGCTTCTTATAACATCTTGAAAAACGTGAATGCAGGAAATATCATCCAGGTATTTCTTTTATCAGGAATTCTGAGGTTCTTATCGGGTCTGATAATATTGCCGTCAATAAAAGAAGTTAAAAAGGTTGAGAAACTCGACTTCGGGAAAATAAGAAAAACTATACTTACCCCAATAGACAGCTTCCTTTTCCAGATTTCCTACAAAATAAGAAATCCAAGAAGTTAA
- the rlmB gene encoding 23S rRNA (guanosine(2251)-2'-O)-methyltransferase RlmB, with the protein MYVFGKNPVLELLKSDPQKVEKVFIAKKTHLPESFLELLGNANFPVMYVEREKLDRMAGNKNHQGILAVVRKIEFTDPLELLSELIEKKGILIALDEVQDPQNLGNILRSAEALGAIGVVVPALRSSGFAESAIKASAGAVFHLKLAAVSNLKNFLVRAKDLGTWVYSLEVGGINIYRATYNFPMVLVAGGEDKGVGKTILTISDVVITIPMVGKINSLNVASSVAIALSWISEVRRKANG; encoded by the coding sequence ATGTATGTTTTTGGTAAGAATCCAGTATTAGAGCTGCTCAAATCCGATCCACAAAAAGTAGAAAAAGTTTTTATTGCTAAGAAAACTCACTTACCTGAGTCTTTTTTAGAGCTTTTAGGAAATGCTAACTTTCCCGTTATGTATGTAGAGAGGGAAAAACTCGATAGGATGGCAGGTAACAAGAATCATCAGGGGATTCTCGCAGTAGTGAGGAAAATAGAATTTACAGATCCTTTGGAACTACTTAGCGAGCTGATTGAAAAGAAGGGGATCTTGATCGCGCTCGATGAGGTTCAGGATCCTCAAAATCTCGGGAATATTCTGCGTAGTGCTGAGGCTCTTGGTGCAATAGGGGTTGTCGTACCTGCTTTAAGGTCGTCTGGTTTCGCCGAAAGTGCTATTAAAGCCTCAGCAGGTGCAGTGTTTCACTTAAAACTTGCTGCTGTTTCAAATCTTAAGAATTTTCTCGTGAGGGCTAAAGATTTGGGGACATGGGTATATTCCTTAGAAGTGGGTGGTATTAATATTTATAGGGCAACCTATAATTTTCCTATGGTACTTGTAGCCGGTGGTGAAGACAAAGGAGTGGGTAAGACTATTCTCACTATAAGTGACGTAGTTATAACCATTCCCATGGTTGGGAAGATAAACTCTTTAAATGTTGCATCCAGTGTTGCAATAGCTCTTTCCTGGATTAGTGAAGTAAGGAGGAAAGCAAATGGTTAA
- a CDS encoding HD domain-containing protein encodes MVKNIFVKDLPNLIGKEVEDLFQIRDLQDKSGKEGQPFVELTIADVSGTLTARIFDDVDALRGKIERGRVHRLRMQVYQFANQLGLRVLDVEKVEHYDIRHFLPSSSVNPSKLEEDLKSFIRKINNPQLKTLLKRIFLDDEDFKKKFLLAPAARFYHHNFVGGLAEHTLQIARVAEAISELYDVVDRDLLIAGALLHDIGKVYEMEYTPDIDFTDEGRLFGHLIIGYEIVSKKIHEIEVLNKFPAELRMKILHMILSHHGELQYGSPVRPMFLEAQILHFLDDLDAKADMFRKASDLRSGNNTKWSEFSKPLGRSVFLGELEG; translated from the coding sequence ATGGTTAAGAACATTTTTGTGAAAGATTTGCCAAATTTAATAGGAAAGGAAGTTGAAGACCTTTTTCAGATTAGAGACCTCCAAGACAAAAGCGGTAAAGAGGGACAGCCCTTCGTTGAACTTACGATTGCAGATGTCTCAGGAACTCTAACGGCAAGAATATTTGACGATGTAGATGCCTTAAGGGGGAAGATAGAACGCGGAAGAGTCCATCGTTTGCGGATGCAGGTTTACCAGTTTGCAAATCAACTTGGTCTTAGGGTTTTAGATGTTGAAAAGGTTGAGCACTATGACATAAGACATTTCTTGCCTTCTAGCAGTGTGAACCCCTCTAAGTTGGAGGAGGACTTAAAGAGTTTTATAAGGAAGATAAACAATCCTCAGTTAAAGACTCTTCTCAAGAGGATTTTTCTTGACGATGAGGATTTCAAGAAGAAGTTTTTGTTGGCACCTGCAGCGAGGTTTTATCATCACAATTTTGTTGGGGGGCTTGCAGAACATACTCTTCAAATTGCAAGGGTTGCTGAGGCCATTTCTGAATTGTACGATGTGGTTGATAGAGACCTTTTAATTGCTGGTGCTCTTCTTCACGATATAGGCAAAGTATACGAAATGGAATATACGCCAGATATTGACTTTACCGATGAAGGAAGGCTTTTTGGCCACCTTATCATTGGCTACGAGATTGTGAGCAAAAAGATTCATGAAATTGAGGTTTTGAATAAATTCCCTGCGGAGCTTCGGATGAAAATTTTGCATATGATTCTCTCTCACCATGGAGAGTTACAGTATGGCTCACCGGTGAGACCAATGTTCCTTGAAGCTCAGATCCTGCATTTCCTTGATGATCTTGACGCAAAGGCTGATATGTTCAGAAAAGCTTCCGATCTAAGGAGTGGGAACAATACAAAATGGAGTGAATTTTCAAAACCCCTTGGCAGATCCGTATTTCTGGGGGAATTGGAAGGGTGA
- a CDS encoding HEPN domain-containing protein — protein MKDIWLESATENLNKAKKMLNIGDYKNACINSRISATKAIYSALVDEDDVKYRDEIVALYEVYKLKNGKDEEIEEAVFFLSRFILYEDIVTPYLAEKWEGLPTKEDAERAVGLAEKLIEKISNLP, from the coding sequence ATGAAGGATATTTGGCTTGAGAGTGCCACTGAAAATTTAAATAAGGCAAAAAAGATGCTTAACATTGGTGACTATAAAAATGCTTGCATTAACTCAAGAATATCTGCGACCAAAGCAATCTACTCAGCCCTTGTAGATGAGGATGATGTAAAATACAGGGACGAAATTGTTGCACTTTATGAAGTTTACAAATTAAAGAATGGTAAAGACGAGGAGATAGAAGAGGCCGTGTTCTTCCTTTCCAGGTTTATTCTTTATGAGGATATCGTAACCCCATATCTTGCTGAGAAGTGGGAAGGTTTGCCTACAAAAGAGGATGCAGAGAGGGCGGTCGGTTTAGCAGAGAAATTGATTGAAAAGATTTCTAACCTTCCTTAG
- a CDS encoding RNA ligase family protein — translation MIELQPVWLMQPIPYMGEELDGDWIVEPKVDGWRLQIIKTGGKIQFWGRRLEKSPNWTDRLDYLSVFLHHIPDNTILDSELYSEKGRRFIPSLFKKNPDVKPIIMVFDVIYLNGEKVFMLPLKDRKLFLENLNLKEPFYLMPYKRLTTDVKTHLLEEKKKGYEGIVIKMLYSPYEIGKDGPIATIFWRKAK, via the coding sequence ATGATAGAACTTCAACCGGTATGGCTCATGCAGCCGATCCCCTACATGGGAGAAGAATTAGATGGGGATTGGATTGTCGAGCCTAAGGTTGATGGTTGGAGACTTCAAATAATAAAAACTGGGGGCAAGATCCAGTTCTGGGGAAGGAGATTGGAAAAAAGCCCTAACTGGACCGACAGATTGGATTACCTCTCGGTTTTTCTCCATCACATTCCCGATAACACAATTCTCGACTCCGAACTTTATTCAGAAAAAGGAAGAAGATTTATTCCTTCACTTTTTAAGAAAAACCCCGACGTCAAACCAATAATAATGGTTTTTGATGTTATCTACCTCAACGGAGAAAAGGTATTTATGCTCCCTCTAAAAGACAGGAAACTTTTTCTTGAAAATCTCAACCTCAAGGAGCCTTTCTACTTAATGCCATACAAAAGGTTGACTACTGATGTAAAGACCCATCTTTTGGAAGAAAAAAAGAAGGGTTATGAAGGTATTGTGATCAAAATGTTATATTCCCCTTATGAAATTGGCAAAGATGGACCAATCGCAACAATTTTCTGGAGGAAGGCAAAATGA
- a CDS encoding peroxiredoxin: MIKIGAIVPDFTLKDQNGGPFLLGSHKGKKILLSFHPLAFTEICSQQMKALEQNYEKFEKLNVIPVGISVDPIPSKQAWAEKLGIKKLRILSDFWPHGAVAKSLGIFRENEGFSERANIIVDEEGKVIFVKVYEIKQLPDLREIFEFLNGK, encoded by the coding sequence ATGATAAAAATTGGTGCTATTGTGCCCGATTTCACATTGAAAGACCAGAATGGGGGACCATTTCTATTAGGTTCCCACAAGGGCAAAAAGATACTCCTGTCCTTTCATCCCTTAGCCTTTACTGAGATTTGCAGCCAACAGATGAAAGCTTTAGAACAAAATTACGAGAAGTTTGAAAAACTAAATGTGATCCCTGTTGGAATAAGCGTTGATCCGATCCCTTCTAAACAAGCATGGGCTGAGAAACTCGGGATAAAGAAATTAAGAATCCTTTCCGATTTCTGGCCGCACGGTGCCGTCGCAAAATCACTCGGCATATTCAGAGAAAACGAGGGTTTTTCGGAAAGGGCAAACATAATAGTAGATGAAGAAGGGAAGGTTATTTTTGTCAAGGTATATGAAATAAAACAACTTCCAGACCTCAGAGAAATATTTGAGTTCTTAAATGGAAAATGA